The Patescibacteria group bacterium genomic interval ATCCGGAAATAGACAAACGGAAACTCTCACCTTAAACGGTGCAGTCGAAGTCGTTGGCTCGCTTACATTTTCCAAAGTGTATGCCGGTTATACGAATTCACTCTCTGCCTCAAGAACCGTAACCATCAGACAAGGTTCAGGAGGTACATCACGAGGATCAATCGGGCTTAACAAAAAGATAAGTTTCCTCTGGTTCGGCAAGAAGTATTCCGGAGGGTCGGTTATAAACGCCGAGGGTGGCGACATGGCCAGCAAAGCAACTGGATTAAAATCCGGTGATGTTGCACCTGCTGGAAACTTAGGCCTGTGGTATCGCATCACTTGGCCAGCCGGAGCCGGTGCAGTAACCGCAACTTCAACCCAAGTGAAGTCCGAGGGTGACACTGCGGCCTAAAAAAAATTAAAAAGCTATGGCAAAAACATTCTTAACAAAAAAGAATAATGCCAAAAGCACAATCACGGACAATCCACTGCTTTCCGGTGCGACTGTCCTGAATGTGCAGACTGGTGACGGGGCAAAATTTCCATCGGCACCATTTCACGCCACGCTTTATTCAAGCGATCCCAGTGTGGGCGAAATTGTGAAAGTGACCACGATAGCAACCGACCAATTCACAATTGAGCGTGCCAAAGAAAATACCACTGCCCAACAATGGCCTCAAGGCACACGCCTCGAGCTTTTGGTGACTGCCAAGCTTTTTGACGACTTCCAAACCAGAACCGAGATCATTGTCGCAACCGATGGTTCAGGCGATTACAACTGCGACGGTACGGCCGATCAAACAGAAATCAATGAGGCTCTAAGCAACCTGCCGTCTGGTGGCGGAATGGTGAGGATGAAAAAAGGAACCTACAACCTAACCGGACTCGTTGAAATCTTAAAGAGTAATGTGATTCTCGAGGGCGAAGGGGCGTCAACGCTTTTGCGTGTCGCTAATTCGGCTAACTTGGGAGATGTCGTAAGAATCGGCAATGGTGGGACTGTAAGCTACACAAACATCACGGTCCGAGACTTTATGATCGATGGAAACCAAGCCAACCAAACATCCGGTGCAAACAGTCCGTTGGTGCTCTGGGGAACCACATCATACAAGCACAGCAGATTGACCATAGAGAACTTATGGCTGACTGGTGCAAAACAAGATTGCTTAAAAGTTATTGCTATTGAGGACAGCGTAATAAAAAATTGCTACATCTACGCAAACACCGGAACGGCAATCGGATTATTCACCACTTCTCAGTACAACAGTATCGTTGGCAATGTGCTGGTTTCTAATTCGTATG includes:
- a CDS encoding right-handed parallel beta-helix repeat-containing protein, yielding MAKTFLTKKNNAKSTITDNPLLSGATVLNVQTGDGAKFPSAPFHATLYSSDPSVGEIVKVTTIATDQFTIERAKENTTAQQWPQGTRLELLVTAKLFDDFQTRTEIIVATDGSGDYNCDGTADQTEINEALSNLPSGGGMVRMKKGTYNLTGLVEILKSNVILEGEGASTLLRVANSANLGDVVRIGNGGTVSYTNITVRDFMIDGNQANQTSGANSPLVLWGTTSYKHSRLTIENLWLTGAKQDCLKVIAIEDSVIKNCYIYANTGTAIGLFTTSQYNSIVGNVLVSNSYGVYDNACNYNTITGNVIRNNGYGFYVSSGWREVFTGNMVFTSTNYGVYLVGGQRISITGNHFYGDNWGIVIGNSANATKYNVITGNTIAYPVGQGIAVYHGSGTTVSNVISGNHIYGAGGHGIYLYGSSYNTITGNAIDNASRTTNNTSHSIYLSNNGTVYSTYNVISSNNLHATQANKSAYHIREQSASDDYNLAIGNVCKDAVTAQIGLQGTNSVRGTNIPATG